One window of Thioclava sp. GXIMD4216 genomic DNA carries:
- a CDS encoding type VI secretion system ImpA family N-terminal domain-containing protein — translation MNMEKLLTPVSAEAPCGADLSALMDPDYDEYYFGALGRLPDRYFVPGVSRPDGSLSPDRVFDPSEVDLAAELKQIDTLLARSRDLRLLVLRAQWQALAGRLLDLPETFETIAALMKTFGDDLHPSMQDGPSERREALNDLAAPVTMVQALQFAGLTGSTEVTLRKLRVASGELTALQNEQDLDGEAMTSLLADAGQASRVEKIADAVDRVLAAIAEISAASLRGSHPITLGLTPLTAVLTQIYDVLAHARPGMVRRADQDIAQAAAEPAPEIADPAPQPVPSAPVNPAAGPRVESHDHARAVLEKVEQYYRQSEPSSAALVLVTQARLLIGKSLLEAIETLMPNRLSEAHIDFGPATGFVLDSARLQKLSATLPETAVAEKKPPLPAVADILDGQKAAEAIAAVEAYFRRSEKSSPVPLLLARAASYIGRDFQGILKEFLTKKADG, via the coding sequence ATGAATATGGAAAAGCTGCTGACCCCCGTCAGTGCAGAGGCCCCTTGCGGTGCCGATCTGAGCGCGTTGATGGATCCGGATTACGACGAGTATTATTTCGGCGCGCTTGGCCGGTTGCCGGATCGTTACTTTGTGCCCGGTGTCTCGCGGCCCGATGGCAGTTTGTCGCCGGATCGGGTTTTCGACCCCTCGGAAGTGGATCTGGCCGCCGAGCTGAAACAGATCGACACATTGCTGGCGCGCAGCCGCGACCTGCGGCTTCTGGTGCTGCGCGCGCAATGGCAGGCGCTGGCCGGTCGTTTGCTGGATCTGCCCGAGACCTTCGAGACAATCGCCGCCCTGATGAAGACTTTCGGCGACGATCTGCACCCCTCGATGCAGGACGGGCCAAGCGAACGGCGCGAGGCGCTGAATGATCTGGCGGCGCCGGTGACGATGGTGCAGGCGCTGCAATTTGCCGGTTTGACCGGCTCGACCGAGGTCACTTTGCGCAAGTTGCGCGTGGCCTCGGGAGAGCTGACCGCGTTGCAGAACGAACAGGATCTGGATGGCGAGGCCATGACATCGCTGCTGGCCGATGCCGGTCAGGCCTCGCGCGTCGAAAAAATCGCGGATGCCGTGGATCGGGTGTTGGCCGCCATTGCGGAAATCAGCGCGGCCAGCCTGCGCGGCAGCCATCCGATCACGCTGGGATTAACGCCGCTGACGGCGGTGCTGACGCAGATTTACGATGTTCTGGCCCATGCCCGTCCGGGAATGGTGCGCCGCGCCGATCAGGACATCGCGCAGGCGGCAGCGGAGCCCGCGCCGGAGATCGCCGATCCGGCACCACAACCGGTTCCGTCCGCGCCCGTCAACCCTGCGGCGGGGCCACGGGTGGAAAGCCATGACCATGCGCGGGCGGTTCTCGAGAAGGTCGAGCAATATTACCGCCAGTCCGAACCCTCATCGGCGGCGCTGGTTCTGGTAACGCAGGCGCGGCTGCTGATTGGGAAATCGCTTCTGGAGGCCATCGAGACCCTGATGCCCAACCGTCTGTCCGAGGCGCATATCGATTTTGGTCCGGCAACGGGCTTCGTGCTCGATAGTGCAAGGCTGCAAAAACTCAGCGCCACATTGCCCGAGACGGCGGTGGCCGAGAAAAAGCCGCCCCTGCCTGCCGTGGCCGATATCCTGGATGGGCAGAAAGCCGCCGAAGCCATTGCGGCTGTCGAGGCGTATTTCCGCCGAAGCGAAAAATCGAGCCCCGTGCCCCTACTCCTTGCCCGAGCGGCAAGCTATATAGGACGGGACTTTCAGGGAATCCTGAAGGAATTTCTAACGAAAAAAGCAGACGGGTAG
- a CDS encoding HlyD family type I secretion periplasmic adaptor subunit: MTRYSVRGPMMAGLAVLALGCGGFVAWAVATEIDGAVVTQGRVEVEARRQTLQHPDGGMVAEIFVRDGQTVKAGAPLIRLDDSELLAQRALLHANLTETLARIDRLQAEVSDAQTITFDEELLADATENAQTQRLLASETALFDSRRDTQARTLEQLTERKKQTQSLIGGYQRQVQAGNRQLQLIRQELTDQASLLDRGLTQASRVSALYRQEAELQGNIGQLEASIAEARSSIAGYEIEGLRTQASRREESQDALRSEQPNELQIREQLGVTETRLGRLVLRAPMSGRVLGLKIHTIGGVIAAGQEVVSIVPQDVPLIFMVRIDPLQIDRIHAGQSAMVRFPNFNSRTTPSFSATLRTVSPDTITDPNTQSTYYTAELELTPEANEALGDLPLQPGMPLEAFIRTGARSPASVLVKPLSDYMAYALRED, encoded by the coding sequence ATGACACGCTATTCTGTTCGTGGACCGATGATGGCAGGGCTTGCGGTGCTGGCTTTGGGCTGCGGCGGCTTCGTGGCGTGGGCCGTCGCCACCGAAATCGACGGCGCAGTGGTGACCCAAGGCCGTGTCGAGGTGGAAGCCCGTCGCCAGACGCTCCAGCATCCGGACGGCGGGATGGTCGCCGAAATCTTCGTGCGCGACGGCCAGACCGTAAAAGCGGGGGCACCGCTGATCCGGCTCGACGATTCCGAACTGCTGGCGCAACGCGCCCTTCTGCATGCCAATCTGACCGAAACACTGGCGCGGATCGACCGGCTTCAGGCCGAGGTCAGCGATGCACAAACCATCACATTCGATGAGGAACTTCTGGCGGATGCGACGGAAAATGCCCAGACTCAACGGCTTCTGGCCTCGGAAACCGCCTTGTTCGACTCCCGCCGTGATACGCAGGCCCGCACGCTGGAACAGCTGACAGAGCGCAAGAAACAGACGCAATCCCTGATCGGGGGCTATCAGCGTCAGGTTCAGGCCGGCAACCGCCAACTGCAACTGATCCGGCAGGAACTGACCGATCAGGCGAGCCTGCTGGATCGGGGGCTGACACAGGCAAGCCGTGTCTCGGCGCTGTATCGGCAGGAAGCGGAACTGCAAGGAAATATCGGCCAGCTCGAAGCCTCGATCGCCGAGGCTCGCAGCTCGATTGCCGGATATGAGATCGAGGGACTGCGCACCCAAGCCTCCCGCAGGGAGGAATCGCAAGACGCGCTGCGCAGCGAGCAGCCCAACGAGCTGCAAATCCGCGAACAGCTTGGCGTCACAGAGACCCGTCTGGGACGGCTGGTCCTGCGGGCTCCCATGTCGGGACGCGTGCTCGGGCTGAAAATCCACACGATTGGCGGGGTGATCGCGGCCGGACAGGAAGTCGTGTCCATCGTGCCGCAAGACGTGCCGCTGATCTTCATGGTCCGCATCGACCCGCTGCAGATTGACCGGATCCATGCCGGACAATCGGCGATGGTGCGGTTCCCGAATTTCAACAGCCGCACGACACCGAGCTTTTCCGCCACCTTGCGGACCGTCTCGCCCGACACAATCACCGACCCGAACACGCAAAGCACCTATTACACGGCAGAGCTTGAACTGACGCCGGAGGCGAATGAGGCGCTTGGCGATCTGCCGCTCCAACCCGGTATGCCGCTTGAAGCTTTCATCCGGACAGGCGCACGCAGCCCCGCCTCGGTTCTGGTCAAACCGCTCTCCGATTATATGGCCTATGCCCTGCGCGAAGACTGA
- a CDS encoding exonuclease domain-containing protein — MPPLPQGGFRFVALDVETANRDRSSICQIGLAFVHPGVAPANKIETWSCYIDPATADWSCSWVHGITAQTVLGAPSFAQVIEILRPALQGLVIYQHSGFDRSAIGRASLQAQLPAPDWEWRDSVIVARKAWPQLKGRGGHGLASLKDHLGLSFVHHDAGEDARAAALVVLHAEAKTPVMAG; from the coding sequence ATGCCGCCCTTGCCGCAGGGCGGTTTCCGTTTTGTCGCTCTGGATGTGGAGACGGCGAACCGTGATCGCAGCAGTATCTGCCAGATCGGGCTGGCCTTCGTGCATCCGGGTGTGGCCCCTGCCAATAAGATCGAGACATGGTCCTGTTATATCGATCCGGCAACGGCGGACTGGTCGTGCAGCTGGGTGCACGGGATTACGGCCCAGACCGTTCTCGGGGCGCCGTCTTTCGCGCAGGTGATCGAGATCTTGCGACCCGCGTTACAGGGGCTTGTGATCTATCAGCATTCCGGTTTCGACCGGAGTGCCATCGGACGGGCCAGTCTGCAGGCGCAGTTGCCCGCGCCTGATTGGGAATGGCGCGACAGTGTGATCGTGGCGCGTAAGGCCTGGCCGCAGCTCAAGGGACGGGGCGGGCACGGGCTTGCCTCGCTGAAAGACCATCTGGGGCTGAGTTTCGTGCATCACGATGCGGGCGAGGATGCACGGGCGGCGGCTCTGGTGGTTTTGCATGCCGAAGCCAAGACGCCGGTCATGGCGGGATGA
- a CDS encoding IclR family transcriptional regulator: MAEPSKRRAPAAERTILILDKLSAHPSPLGVSELAREMGLPKSSVYGICETLVAAGVLHSEPDGYSLSAHCLRWSSAYLTRSSLISEFQRVLSRDDRLANYTVTLSTLEQGQVVYLACRNSDRPLGFTFQIGMRLPAVYSATGKAMLSHLPEAERTAILHLPWPAPFTPNSVRDIAAFEADAQIWRQNGYAIDNGEIREGMVCLGAPILGPAGSPVAGIAISMTSAEASQVKQTELGAAIRDIAKSLAQHYTG, from the coding sequence ATGGCAGAACCCTCCAAACGACGCGCCCCCGCCGCAGAGCGGACAATCCTGATACTGGACAAGCTTTCCGCGCATCCCTCGCCGCTGGGGGTCTCGGAACTGGCCCGCGAAATGGGCCTGCCCAAAAGTTCGGTCTACGGAATCTGCGAGACACTTGTCGCAGCCGGTGTGCTGCATTCGGAGCCAGACGGTTATAGCCTCAGCGCCCATTGCCTGCGCTGGAGCAGCGCCTATCTGACACGCTCCTCGCTGATCTCGGAATTCCAGCGGGTTCTGTCGCGCGATGACCGGCTGGCCAATTATACCGTCACCCTGTCGACCCTCGAACAGGGGCAGGTCGTCTATCTGGCCTGCCGCAATTCGGACCGCCCTCTGGGCTTTACCTTCCAGATCGGAATGCGCCTTCCGGCGGTCTATTCCGCCACAGGCAAGGCGATGCTTTCCCATCTGCCCGAGGCCGAGCGGACAGCCATCCTGCATCTGCCCTGGCCCGCCCCCTTCACGCCCAATAGCGTGCGCGACATCGCCGCCTTCGAGGCCGACGCGCAGATCTGGCGGCAGAACGGCTATGCCATCGATAACGGAGAAATCCGCGAGGGCATGGTCTGCCTTGGCGCCCCAATCCTCGGCCCCGCGGGCAGCCCCGTCGCGGGTATCGCCATCTCGATGACCAGCGCCGAAGCCAGTCAGGTCAAACAGACCGAACTCGGCGCCGCCATCCGCGATATCGCCAAGTCTCTGGCGCAGCATTACACCGGCTAA
- the tagH gene encoding type VI secretion system-associated FHA domain protein TagH encodes MTLILTLENVDHLDTGGPVSLPLDGRELHVGRRNAMDWVLPDPSRLISGHHFTLRMENGQYWLIDMSTNGTYLQGQSHRLQAPHPLRAGERFLVGRYVIVVQEQGAALPPSTGHAMPAAEPAAPASDDPWDFGFAPAVAATPLAPASRSGDIDQSLGGFVPLASPAPQAQPQGWPAPAPMPMPAFPQGPEGAAPRPDPIPPLSPPEFMSGAGPQGGPPNAPEPRPFVPQRSAEAPPRDQGQDILQAFCEGAGLDPELAKTTDPLALARSLGEASQVSTALIMAILRERAHVKQFTRSGERTMRAASGNNPLKFIPNVDEAVTALFLQPRDGFQSGAEGVGAALRDIQRHQQAIFAALQPALSAVLKDLSPEEVEEGLQGGILPGARKGRAWDEYVSRWDKRAASGENGMLDVFLEAFAQAYAQAHSDHG; translated from the coding sequence ATGACCCTGATCCTAACTCTCGAGAATGTCGATCATCTTGACACTGGCGGACCGGTTTCCCTGCCGCTGGATGGCCGTGAGCTGCATGTGGGGCGGCGCAATGCGATGGATTGGGTGCTGCCCGACCCCTCGCGCCTGATTTCCGGCCATCACTTCACGTTGCGGATGGAAAACGGGCAGTATTGGCTGATCGACATGTCCACCAACGGCACCTATCTGCAGGGGCAGTCGCATCGTCTGCAGGCACCGCACCCGCTACGGGCAGGCGAGCGCTTTCTGGTCGGGCGCTATGTCATCGTGGTGCAGGAACAGGGCGCGGCGCTGCCGCCCTCTACGGGCCATGCGATGCCCGCCGCCGAACCCGCAGCGCCAGCGTCGGATGACCCTTGGGATTTCGGTTTCGCACCGGCCGTTGCGGCCACGCCTTTGGCGCCCGCATCGCGTTCGGGCGATATCGACCAGTCTCTGGGCGGCTTCGTGCCGCTCGCGTCTCCTGCACCGCAGGCGCAGCCGCAAGGCTGGCCCGCGCCCGCGCCCATGCCCATGCCGGCCTTCCCGCAAGGCCCGGAGGGGGCGGCACCGCGCCCCGATCCGATCCCGCCGCTTTCGCCACCGGAATTCATGTCCGGTGCCGGTCCGCAGGGTGGCCCGCCCAATGCGCCCGAACCGCGGCCTTTCGTGCCGCAGCGCAGTGCCGAAGCGCCGCCCCGCGATCAGGGGCAGGATATTCTGCAGGCCTTCTGTGAAGGCGCAGGGCTTGACCCGGAGCTTGCCAAAACAACCGATCCGCTGGCCTTGGCGCGCAGCCTTGGCGAGGCCAGTCAGGTGTCGACCGCGCTGATCATGGCCATTTTGCGCGAACGCGCGCATGTCAAACAGTTCACCCGCTCCGGAGAGCGCACCATGCGTGCCGCAAGCGGGAATAACCCGCTGAAATTCATCCCGAATGTGGATGAGGCGGTGACGGCGCTCTTCTTGCAGCCGCGTGACGGTTTCCAGAGCGGTGCCGAAGGTGTGGGGGCGGCGCTGCGGGATATCCAGCGCCACCAGCAGGCCATTTTTGCGGCCTTGCAGCCCGCGCTGAGCGCCGTGCTCAAGGATCTCTCGCCCGAAGAGGTGGAAGAGGGATTGCAGGGGGGCATCCTGCCGGGGGCGCGCAAGGGGCGGGCATGGGATGAATATGTGTCCCGCTGGGACAAACGTGCGGCAAGTGGCGAGAACGGAATGCTGGATGTCTTTCTGGAGGCTTTCGCGCAGGCCTATGCGCAGGCTCATAGCGATCATGGCTAA
- a CDS encoding iron-containing alcohol dehydrogenase, translating into MTDGIKPFSFDTPGSTLVEWGGAKRMGELLGAWFPERNLLIVTDKFLHENGLLDPAIASLKAHGFSVTVFDDVVADPPEAVLMACVERAKSAGSDIVMGLGGGSSMDIAKLVAVMLVSEQPLSELYGIGKVEGKRTPLVQVPTTAGTGSEVTNITILTTGETTKMGIVSQQLYADRVLLDAELTTGLPPVQTAATGIDAMVHAIEAFTGQHKKNLMSDVFAKEALRLMSANLITACQDGTNRAAREAMLLGANLAGQAFSNSPVGAVHALAYPLGGHYHLPHGLTNALMLGPVLRYNMAGAAALYAELADVVIGPSDEGTQAKSANFVNFMQDLMDRSGAPLKLRDVKVPEADLPMLARDAMLQTRLLVNNPVEVTEQDALALYREAF; encoded by the coding sequence ATGACTGATGGTATCAAACCGTTCTCCTTCGACACACCCGGCTCCACCTTGGTGGAATGGGGTGGCGCGAAGCGGATGGGCGAACTTCTGGGGGCGTGGTTCCCGGAACGTAACCTGTTGATCGTGACCGACAAGTTCCTGCATGAAAATGGCTTGCTCGATCCGGCGATTGCGTCTCTCAAGGCGCATGGCTTCAGCGTCACCGTATTTGATGATGTGGTTGCCGATCCGCCGGAGGCCGTGCTGATGGCCTGTGTCGAACGTGCGAAATCGGCAGGCTCCGATATTGTCATGGGGCTGGGGGGCGGCTCGTCGATGGATATCGCCAAGCTGGTGGCGGTGATGCTGGTCTCCGAACAGCCGCTGTCCGAGCTGTATGGGATCGGCAAGGTCGAGGGCAAGCGCACGCCCTTGGTGCAGGTGCCGACCACGGCGGGCACCGGATCGGAAGTGACCAATATCACCATTCTGACCACCGGCGAGACCACCAAGATGGGCATCGTCTCGCAACAGCTTTATGCCGACCGCGTGCTGCTGGATGCCGAACTGACCACCGGCCTGCCGCCGGTGCAGACGGCCGCCACCGGTATCGATGCGATGGTGCATGCCATCGAAGCCTTTACCGGCCAGCACAAGAAGAACCTGATGTCGGATGTCTTCGCCAAGGAAGCGCTGCGTCTGATGAGCGCGAACCTGATCACGGCCTGTCAGGATGGCACCAACCGCGCGGCGCGTGAAGCGATGCTGCTCGGGGCCAATCTGGCCGGTCAGGCGTTCTCGAACAGCCCCGTGGGCGCGGTCCATGCGCTGGCCTATCCGCTGGGCGGGCATTACCACCTGCCGCACGGGTTGACCAACGCGCTGATGCTGGGCCCGGTCCTGCGCTATAACATGGCCGGTGCCGCCGCGCTTTATGCCGAGCTGGCGGATGTGGTGATCGGGCCGTCCGACGAAGGCACGCAAGCCAAATCGGCCAATTTCGTGAACTTCATGCAGGATCTGATGGACCGCTCCGGCGCGCCGCTGAAGCTGCGCGATGTCAAGGTACCCGAGGCCGATCTGCCGATGCTGGCACGTGATGCGATGCTGCAGACCCGACTGTTGGTCAACAACCCTGTCGAAGTGACGGAACAAGACGCGCTCGCGCTGTATCGCGAAGCGTTCTGA
- a CDS encoding NAD-dependent succinate-semialdehyde dehydrogenase, producing the protein MSQLKDPSLLKDACLVNGQWVHAASGATIDVLNPADGSVVGTVPALAPEEIPAVIEASRKAQAEWARWTAKERAAVLRKWFTLMVEHTDDLGLIMTLEQGKPLKEAKGEIGYAASFVEWFAEEAKRVYGDTIPAPARNQRLTVLRQPIGVTAAITPWNFPAAMITRKAAPALAAGCSMIVRPADLTPLTALALGVLAERAGIPAGVFQIVTGPASKIGKVLTDSDIVRKLSFTGSTEVGRLLMAQCADTIKKVSLELGGNAPFIVFDDADLDAAVEGAMASKYRNAGQTCVCANRILVQRGVYEAFAQKLSQKVSALKVGNGTEEGTDIGPMIEAKALDKVESHIEDAVSKGATLLQGGTRLGGLFFEPAILTGVTPEMKVAKEETFGPLAPLFAFDTEEEAVAMANDTIFGLAAYFYTKDHARMVRVSEGLEYGMVGHNTGLISNEVAPFGGVKQSGLGREGSKYGIEEYLELKYICSAL; encoded by the coding sequence ATGTCCCAACTCAAAGACCCGTCGCTGTTGAAAGATGCCTGCTTGGTCAATGGCCAGTGGGTGCATGCCGCCTCCGGCGCAACGATCGATGTTCTCAATCCCGCTGATGGATCCGTTGTCGGGACGGTGCCCGCGCTCGCCCCCGAGGAGATCCCTGCCGTGATCGAGGCCTCGCGCAAGGCGCAGGCCGAATGGGCGCGCTGGACCGCCAAGGAGCGGGCCGCCGTCTTGCGTAAATGGTTCACGCTGATGGTCGAGCATACCGACGATCTGGGGCTGATCATGACGCTCGAACAGGGCAAGCCCCTGAAAGAGGCCAAAGGCGAGATCGGCTATGCGGCCTCGTTTGTGGAATGGTTCGCCGAGGAAGCCAAACGCGTTTATGGCGACACGATCCCCGCTCCGGCGCGCAACCAGCGCCTGACCGTGCTGCGCCAGCCGATTGGTGTCACGGCGGCGATCACGCCTTGGAATTTCCCGGCCGCGATGATCACCCGCAAAGCCGCGCCCGCTCTGGCGGCGGGCTGTTCGATGATTGTGCGTCCGGCCGATCTGACACCGCTGACCGCGCTGGCCCTGGGCGTTCTGGCCGAACGTGCGGGGATTCCGGCAGGCGTGTTCCAGATTGTGACGGGACCGGCGTCGAAAATCGGTAAGGTGCTGACCGATAGCGATATCGTGCGCAAGCTCTCCTTCACCGGTTCGACCGAGGTGGGGCGTCTGCTGATGGCGCAATGTGCCGACACGATCAAGAAAGTCTCGCTGGAACTGGGCGGCAATGCGCCGTTTATCGTGTTCGACGACGCCGATCTGGATGCGGCGGTGGAAGGGGCGATGGCCTCGAAATACCGCAATGCCGGTCAGACCTGTGTCTGCGCCAACCGCATTCTGGTGCAGCGCGGGGTCTATGAGGCCTTCGCGCAGAAACTCTCGCAGAAAGTCTCGGCGCTCAAGGTCGGGAATGGCACCGAAGAGGGCACTGATATCGGTCCGATGATCGAGGCTAAGGCGCTGGATAAGGTCGAAAGCCATATCGAGGATGCGGTGTCCAAGGGCGCGACCCTGCTGCAGGGCGGCACACGTCTGGGCGGGCTGTTCTTCGAACCGGCGATCCTGACCGGCGTCACCCCCGAGATGAAGGTCGCCAAGGAAGAGACCTTCGGGCCGCTGGCGCCGCTCTTTGCCTTCGACACCGAGGAAGAGGCCGTGGCGATGGCCAATGACACGATCTTCGGGCTGGCCGCCTATTTCTACACAAAGGATCATGCGCGGATGGTGCGTGTGTCCGAGGGGCTGGAATATGGCATGGTTGGCCACAATACCGGCCTGATCTCGAACGAGGTCGCGCCTTTCGGCGGTGTCAAACAGTCCGGTCTGGGGCGCGAGGGCTCCAAGTACGGCATCGAGGAATATCTCGAGCTGAAATACATCTGTAGCGCGCTCTGA
- a CDS encoding type I secretion system permease/ATPase → MVAPRNSKPSGELRHIFGPARGALWAIALFSVAVNVLLLTGPLFMLQVYDRVIGSRSSSTLLVLFLIVGFLFTVMGLLDYFRGRILARIGAQLVERLDARIMRATLERTASATYRNQPATGATELSRINALFGSPALGAVFDLPFTPIFVALLFFFHPLMGWFAIASSVIVFTLAVLNQRYTHAAHAEANRAAAEAEMRSTVMRSGLETLRGLGMSRQMLDRWQNARDRALLHGMKAADRSGGFTQATKAFRMFIQSAMLALGAWLVLQNMLTAGAMIAGSVLLGRALAPVEQTVGQWAAIQNAWNARKSLSRLLDETPEKEAPMSLPRPKPELTVSDILVAPPGSRTPTLHQLSFEAVAGDAIAVIGVSASGKSTLARALVGLWPTLHGEIRLGGAALAHFDREALGRLLGYLPQEVTLFAGTVAENIARFTPNADPKDIVYAAQTAAAHELILSLPQGYDTPLSDGAPELSGGQRQRIGLARAIFGNPILLVLDEPNSSLDDAGTKALNQSISIARKQGQITLVMSHRPSALAHCNKVLLLDKGQIRAFGPRDEVLRSHVKNASNFVRPKAVGEN, encoded by the coding sequence ATGGTCGCACCACGAAATAGCAAGCCGTCTGGCGAGCTACGCCACATCTTTGGTCCCGCCCGTGGGGCGCTCTGGGCGATTGCCTTATTCTCCGTTGCAGTGAACGTGCTGCTGCTGACCGGACCGCTTTTCATGCTACAGGTCTATGACCGTGTGATCGGCTCGCGCTCAAGCTCGACATTGCTGGTGCTGTTCCTGATCGTCGGGTTCCTGTTCACCGTCATGGGGCTTCTGGACTATTTCCGTGGCCGCATTCTGGCGCGGATCGGCGCGCAGCTTGTTGAACGGCTGGATGCCCGCATCATGCGCGCCACGCTCGAACGCACGGCTTCGGCCACCTATCGCAACCAGCCCGCCACCGGCGCGACAGAGCTCAGCCGGATCAATGCGCTTTTCGGGTCTCCGGCGCTCGGGGCGGTATTCGACCTGCCCTTCACCCCGATCTTCGTCGCCCTGCTGTTTTTCTTCCATCCGCTGATGGGGTGGTTTGCCATCGCCTCTTCGGTCATTGTGTTCACGCTTGCGGTGCTCAACCAGCGCTATACCCACGCCGCCCATGCCGAGGCCAATCGCGCCGCCGCCGAAGCCGAGATGCGCAGCACGGTCATGCGCAGCGGGCTGGAAACCCTGCGCGGACTGGGTATGAGCCGCCAGATGCTCGACCGCTGGCAAAATGCCCGTGATCGCGCCTTGCTGCATGGCATGAAGGCCGCCGATCGCAGCGGTGGCTTCACACAGGCCACGAAAGCATTCCGGATGTTCATCCAGTCGGCCATGCTGGCTTTGGGCGCATGGCTGGTCTTGCAGAATATGCTCACGGCGGGCGCGATGATTGCGGGCTCGGTCCTGCTCGGGCGCGCCCTTGCCCCCGTCGAACAGACCGTCGGGCAATGGGCCGCGATCCAGAATGCGTGGAATGCCCGTAAATCCCTGTCGCGCCTGCTGGACGAGACCCCCGAAAAAGAAGCCCCGATGTCGCTGCCCCGCCCCAAGCCGGAGCTGACGGTCAGCGATATTCTGGTGGCCCCGCCCGGCAGCCGCACGCCCACCCTCCACCAGCTCAGTTTCGAAGCGGTTGCAGGGGACGCGATTGCTGTCATCGGCGTCTCTGCATCGGGAAAATCCACGCTGGCCCGTGCGCTGGTCGGGCTCTGGCCCACCCTGCATGGCGAAATCCGCCTTGGCGGCGCGGCGCTGGCGCATTTCGACCGCGAGGCCCTTGGGCGGCTGCTGGGCTATCTGCCGCAGGAGGTCACGCTTTTTGCCGGAACCGTGGCCGAGAACATCGCCCGCTTCACCCCCAATGCCGACCCGAAGGACATCGTCTACGCGGCCCAGACGGCCGCTGCCCATGAGCTGATCCTGTCGCTGCCGCAAGGCTATGACACCCCGCTCAGCGACGGGGCGCCCGAACTTTCCGGCGGTCAGCGACAGCGGATCGGGCTGGCCCGCGCGATCTTCGGCAACCCGATCCTGCTTGTGCTCGACGAGCCCAATTCCAGTCTGGATGATGCGGGCACGAAGGCGCTGAACCAGTCGATTTCGATCGCCCGCAAACAGGGGCAGATCACCCTTGTGATGTCCCATCGTCCTTCGGCACTGGCACATTGCAACAAGGTGCTGCTGCTTGACAAAGGACAGATCCGCGCCTTCGGCCCGCGTGACGAGGTCCTGCGCAGCCACGTGAAAAATGCCAGCAACTTCGTGCGCCCCAAAGCAGTTGGAGAGAATTGA
- the tssB gene encoding type VI secretion system contractile sheath small subunit: MASDSGSNFVKRNRPPRVQIQYQDPYDSEKMVELPFVMGVMSDLSGNNPGVEKPAVEDRGFSDVTSATLDDYMGSVKPGVSFVVKNTLDPNSTDRMGVNLQFEKMDDLEPAAIARQVPALNKLLQAREQLANLQRYLAAKPKAQEHIQRLLEDPELLAALADRAEREAAEADAKSGDDAQ; this comes from the coding sequence ATGGCTTCAGATTCTGGTTCCAATTTTGTAAAGCGCAACCGTCCGCCGCGCGTTCAAATTCAGTATCAGGATCCCTACGACAGCGAGAAAATGGTCGAGTTGCCGTTTGTCATGGGGGTGATGTCTGATCTGTCAGGCAACAATCCCGGCGTGGAAAAACCTGCTGTTGAAGATCGTGGCTTCTCGGATGTGACCAGCGCGACGCTTGATGACTATATGGGCTCGGTCAAACCGGGCGTCAGCTTCGTCGTCAAGAACACTCTGGACCCGAACTCCACCGACCGCATGGGCGTAAATCTGCAATTCGAGAAAATGGACGATCTCGAACCGGCTGCGATCGCCCGTCAGGTTCCGGCACTGAACAAGCTGTTGCAGGCGCGCGAGCAACTGGCCAACCTGCAGCGCTATCTTGCCGCGAAACCCAAGGCGCAAGAGCATATCCAGCGCCTTCTCGAAGACCCCGAACTTCTGGCCGCGCTGGCAGATCGTGCAGAGCGCGAGGCTGCCGAAGCGGACGCAAAATCCGGAGATGACGCGCAATGA